Proteins from one Mobula birostris isolate sMobBir1 chromosome 10, sMobBir1.hap1, whole genome shotgun sequence genomic window:
- the sdhaf1 gene encoding succinate dehydrogenase assembly factor 1, mitochondrial — MVRHSKLQKQVLKLYKQFLRAAKDKPGSLPLIQDEFHKNSQISRMDVMHIEYLLRRGQRQLELLRESNTKQVAAFIRFNPSNNHVAQKS, encoded by the coding sequence ATGGTTAGACACAGCAAATTACAGAAACAGGTGTTAAAACTTTACAAACAATTCCTCCGAGCTGCTAAAGATAAACCTGGCTCTTTGCCTCTGATTCAGGATGAATTTCATAAGAACTCCCAAATATCCAGAATGGATGTGATGCACATCGAGTACCTGCTgaggagaggacagagacagCTGGAACTTTTAAGGGAGTCAAATACCAAACAAGTTGCGGCTTTTATTAGATTCAATCCATCAAACAACCACGTGGCGCAAAAGAGTTGA